A genomic stretch from Neodiprion fabricii isolate iyNeoFabr1 chromosome 3, iyNeoFabr1.1, whole genome shotgun sequence includes:
- the LOC124178836 gene encoding autophagy protein 5, with protein MANDREVLREIWEGKVPVCFQLDSEEVCELQAPAPYYLMVPRLSYFPLCVDKVRKHFTRHIQKDKQDNEMWLEFNGAPLKWHLPIGVLLDLHAIDIQLPWNITVHFDKFPENAIMHCQNKEVVESYFLACIKESDVLKHRGQVVSSMQKKDHNQLWLGLLNDKFDQFWAINRRLMESSNDDGFKYIPFRCYLSEEKYIQKLVKPVNEEGQRKKLGHLLSEVFPDQEKVVVRTHGITPLPETPLQWLSEHLSYPDNFLHLCLINWSPEVTSK; from the exons ATGGCTAACGACAGAGAAGTTTTACGGGAGATATGGGAAGGCAAGGTTCCAGTCTGCTTTCAACTTGATTCAGAAGAAGTCTGTGAACTTCAGGCTCCAGCTCCTTATTATTTGATGGTCCCTAGGTTAAGTTATTTTCCTCTCTGCGTTGACAAG GTTCGCAAACATTTCACGCGCCACATACAGAAGGATAAACAGGATAATGAAATGTGGTTAGAATTCAATGGAGCGCCATTGAAATGGCACCTACCAATCGGCGTATTACTTGACCTGCATGCCATAGATATTCAACTGCCTTGGAATATCACTGTCcattttgacaaatttccAGAAAATGCCATTATGCACTGTCAGAATAA GGAAGTAGTGGAATCGTATTTCCTGGCCTGTATCAAAGAATCTGATGTACTGAAACACAGAGGACAAGTCGTATCTAGTATGCAAAAGAAAGATCATAATCAATTGTGGCTTGGGTTACTGAATGATAAATTTGACCAATTTTGGGCCATCAACAGGCGTCTTATGGAATCTAGCAATGACGAtggtttcaaatatatacCCTTTAGATGTTACCTCAGTGAAGAAAAGTACATTCAAAAATTGGTGAAACCTGTTAACGAAGAGgggcagagaaaaaaattaggccATTTGTTGTCGGAAGTCTTTCCTGACCAAGAAAAAG tggTTGTGAGAACACATGGAATTACCCCTCTACCAGAAACACCGCTTCAATGGCTATCAGAGCATCTCAGCTATCCAGATAACTTTTTGCATTTATGTCTAATAAACTGGTCACCAGAAGTAACCTCGAAGTAG